CCAATACCCTTAACTGAGAACTTCATATGAGGAAGATTTTCTATCTCGTCAGAGATACGCCGACCAAGCTTATCCCAATCAACATCTTTGTGATTTCCTAGTAGTTTATCCAAATTTATTAAGGTAAGATGAATGTCTTGAGTAGGATAGTGATAATCAAAAAGACCGATATCTTTACACTCATTGCTTATCGTTGTTGCTACATTGACGGGTAGTCGTATTATCGTAGTGATATGTCGAGAAGTTAGTTCCGAATCAGCGACCCCGTCTCCCGAGATAATCTGCGCGCTAAACCTATTCCAAAACTCAGAAAATATATTTTCTTGTTCTTCGATTGAATAATTGTGAGGCATACAGAAAGTATACCAAAAAGACGACCGTAACAGTCGTCTACTTGGCTTGGCGGAGGAGGGGAGATTCGAACTCCCGCTTCAGGTCTCCCCGAACTAACGATTTAGCAAACCGTCCCCTTCAGCCACTTGGGTACTCCTCCATGCCGGACTGAAAACTAGAAACGCGTACGACGTACGCCTCACTAGCTGACTCATTGTAGCACATTACAGAGGGGGGACATAGACTTTTTGATCATTTTTTGCTATAATCTATTTATATGGTCTAAAACCATGGGAGAAGATTATGATGCGTAAATTGACTGCCCTCATACCGACATTCAGTCTCGCGGTTGCCACTCTAGCAAGCCTTGTTTTCGCTCCTACAAGTTTTGCCTTTAGCCTTTCTATCATTGACGGCGCAAACTCAGCCCGTGGGGCAAACCAAGCAGTCGATCTTTTCGGAAGTGCTGGTATTTTTACAACAATAACCAACGTCATGCTTTTTGCCGTCGGAGCTATCTCTGTTATTATGATCGTCATTGGTGGTCTTCGCTATGTCGTCTCTGGTGGTAATTCGACCAACATTACCACAGCCAAAAACACGATTCTTTACGCCATTGTAGGTCTTATTATTGCCATTATGGCCTATGCGATCATCAACTTTGTCATTGGTAGCTTCGTTCCTGGCGTTGGGGGTGGTGGAACGAACGTTTAAATCAAGGAGTCACTGATCCTTCAGTAGACTTCTCGTGAATTGCACAATCTCTACTTTGACTAAACGTAGAACTCATGTTTGCCATAGAAAATACCCCCTAAACGGGGGTATTTTCTATGGCGGAGAGGGAGGGATTCGAACCCTCGGTGCCATTGCTGACACGACGGTTTTCAAGACCGTTCCCTTAAACCACTCGGGCACCTCTCCAAATGAGTGGCTGCAATCTATCCTAACAGATTGAGATCGATTAGTCGAGAGCTGATATGTAGGTATTTAACCCATGCCAGTAGTATGATCATTGACGAACATACAAATTAGCAGGGAACACATAGAACGCAAGAATGCCCGTTCGAGAGCTATTGAAAGTTCAGTCAAAACATGGTCTGCAGCATGGCTGTTGTAAAACTTATAACTACCGATTATTTTTTGCAGAAAAACAGGTCTTTCACCAACACCTGCAAGCCCTTTGTAAGGGTTACGCGAGTCGTATGGGTAAGCAAAAAACCGACTCAACTTGCGACAAACCGTGAATCTCTCAAAATTCCCACTAACGATGTTATATTTACAATTTTCATATAAAAATGACTCTATTTTCCATACTTGTAACAGAGGTGTGTACAGACTGTCGCAGCCAGTCTTCCAAACATTGTACTTTTTACGTTTTGCATTACCGTTTTGTTGATTATACGGTAAATGTTAGTTATAATGTGAAGGACGATTTGTCAATAGAGCCTAGAGAAAAGTGGAGGATATCATGGCCCGTAAACAAAATGATGATCTATTGATCGAAGATGAACTTGCTGCCGCGTTTTTGAACGACGATGAGCTCAGCCAAAGTCAGCAGGCAGCGCCGCAACCACAAGCACCTGTAGCTGATGAGAACGCCTGGGAAGAATCAGAAGATGATTTTCCTGGTCAACTCGCTGTCGATGTCTACGAAACCGACGTCAAACTTATCGTAAAAGCACGTACAGCAGGGGTAAATAAAGAAGACCTCGATGTCAGCATTAGTGATGGTATTTTAACCATCAGCGGCACGCTTTCAAGCGGCGATGACACCGATGCCATTAACTGGCATATCCAGGAATGCTACTGGGGGGAATTCAGTCGCACGCTAGCACTGCCCGTTCCAGTAAAAGAAGATGAGGTAGAGGCGGTCCTTAAAGACGGCGTTCTTACTATCAGTTTCAGCAAGATCAAACAAGAGCAAGCCAAGAAAATTACTATTCAGTAATAGTCGGGGTTTAAAAATAGAGACTCCCGTAAAAGGGAGTTTTTATTTTCGCTTCAAAACAAGCCATAAAAAATACAGCTTCATAACGAAGCTGTATTAAGATTCAATGTGTTTGTTTATTGGTTGGCTGCAAAGCTAGAGATGACAAAGTTAACCAATGCGTAAGCCAGGATGGCAACAACAATACCAACAATTGCATATAGAATTGTGTTTTTGGCGCTTGTAACCGCACTACTATCGCCACCTGATACAACGTAACGGATACCACCGATAATCAGCATAATAACTGAGATGGCACCAATAACGAAAAGAAGCACATTAGTAATGGTTTTGAAGACGCCGTTGCTACCAAAGAGGTCAGACTGTTGGTTTGCGCCCTGGGCACAGTTTGCACCTCCAGAAAGGCCACCGCTCGCATCTGTTGTACAGTTAGCGGCGTTAGCAACAGGGGCACTCACCACATTGGCAGCAGCAGTTACTCCGAGCGCAAGGGCCGGTACGATCAGCAACGCCTGCAGACTTTTTTTGATAATATTTTTCATTGTCATTCCTTTCTTAGGGATTTACTCTCTTTATTTTATATCAAAGAGGGTGATTTTTGTTAATACTTTTACTTGAACTGAGCTACAACGAAGTTTACGATCGCGTAGGCCATAATTGCAACTACGAGACCGATCACGGAATAGAGGATAGTATTCTTGGCACTCGTGATAGAGCTACTATCGCCATTCGACGTTGTGTACTTGATACCACCGATAACAATCATAACTACTGCAATCGCGCCAAGTAGGTACAAGAGAACGTTAATAATCGTCTTGATAGTACCTCCGAGCGAAGCAGCACCGCTGCCGCCGGCGGCATCAGACCCGCTGCCAATTTGACTCGCCGGGGATGGGGGTGGAGGTGGAGGTGGAGCAGCACCTACATATGATGTCGTGAGGGTCATAAAGCCAACAATGACAGCAATCGATGTAATGATAAGTTTTAGTTTTTTCATATTTTCTCCTTTAAAACCAACTAACAACAAAGTTTACGATCGAGTAAGCCATAATGGCAACGACTAACCCGATAACAGAATAGAGGATGGTATCCTTGGCAGATTTCACTGCACTAGCATCGCCATTCGACGTTGTGTAACGAATACCACCGATAACTATCATAATAACAGCAACCATACCAAGCACGTACAGTAGGATATTAATAACTGTCTTAATCATAGAGTTAAAACTATCACCAGTTGATTTACAAACCGCCGAAGTACTATTGCTGCTACATTGACTAAATACGTTTACCGCATACGTAGGCTGCGCCGGTAAAACGGCAGCTCCCACACCAGCTACGATACCGAACGCTGTAAGAAATTGTTTCCACTTTTTCATTTAAAATTTCCCCACTATAAATTGTGTTATAACAAACGCCATAATAATAATGATAATACCGATCACAGCACCGAGTATGGCATCTTTTCCTCGCTTAACATTACTCGCATTACCATCAGACGTCACATAAATATAGGCTCCGTAGATAATAACGATAACCGCCAAAACGCCAGCTGAGCTATATACAACGTTGAGAATATTATCAAGGGCACCCGAAGCACCTCCCTGGGGAACTGGGATATTAAGATCGCCAGCATTTAATGTCGCGCCGAGTTGACGAAACATATCCCAACTCATTATTTTATTGCTCCAGAGACGAGATTGACGATAGCAACAGAGAATATCGAAAGGATAAGACCAATAATTGCATCAGTCATCATCTTTTTCGCTTTTGCCACTTCGGCGGGCTCGCCAACACTTGTCATATATTTAAAACCCCCACGAATAATGAATCCGGCAGCTATATATCCTACAAGCTGTAGACACATTTCAATGATGTTAAGGACGATCGTCCAAATAAACGTAGATAATCCACCGGCATCTGTAGGACTTTTAATATTACAGCTTCCGTCTGTAAGACCTTTAAACCAAGCAGGAAACGTTAGAAGTGTATCCGAGCAGGTGCTAGTACCGCTATCGGTTGGTGGCGCTGGCGCAGCCGAAACGGTCATCGGCAGTACTATCACAAAAGTCACTCCCACTGAGACGGCAAAGATGAGTCCTGATAGCCAATTGTATATTTTTTTATTCATATAGTTCCTTTTTTATTGAAAAACTCCGCCTGGGACAAGGAAATTAAGGAGGAGATACATCGACGCATAGGCAATCACGCCAATGGCGACATTTCGAATAATATCTTTTGCTTTTTTAGTCTGCTCAGCGCTATCTGACGAACTTGCATACAGAATAGAAGCATAGACAATACCACCAACCGCAGCAATACCAACACCAGCGGTCAGTATTTTAAGGATAAACACGAGCAAGCCCCAAACACCTGTGTCTTGGGCATTTGAACTTTTACTCGCACCCTGCGAACACGAGATAATAGACGTTGTCGCGCCACCACACGTTGCTGCAGCTGCCGACCGTGAAATCACACCGCCAATACCCACAATCATACCGAGTGCAACAATGCTACCAACTATTGTTTGTTTTATCTTCATACCTGACTATAAAATACGATAAATAACCCGGAGGTGCAAGCCTCTAGCAACGCCAAGCATTTAATCGACACATAGCGTGTGTAATTTTTCTTGTTTTACATTGACTTTTATGGCATAAAATGTTACCATAACAGAGATATGTGGATGAAGCGAGGCGCTAGTCTGTTCAACAGACTTTCAATCCGGAAACTACTTCTCTTTGTGGCTGCCGTCAGTGTGGCTTCTTTCTCTTATACTTTTATTGCAGCTGTTCCAACCTATGCGGCGACGGATGTGATATGGAACGGAGATGCTCTCGTTTACAACCAGCAGCAATATAACAAACAACCGGATGCGCCGGCCGGTAATAGTATGGGGCTTCCTGTGGGAACGCATATTTATTCATACACCGAAGATCAGCAAGTGAACACGAATGGCGGTACGACACCTCCACAAAAGACCCATGTCATTTACTTCGACGTCAACGCCGACCCGACCAAGGCAACCTCGGCTAAGTACGTTGAATATAATTTTGTGCCTCCGGATCAATTTAGCAATCCAACCAGCCAACAGACGTTAAGCGTTAGCGTACCTTCCGCGAATAACAACAAGACAACGAGTTGTGCCGTCCAAGGAATTGGCTGGATTGTTTGTCCAGTCACCAACTTTCTCGCCAGTGCAATGGACTGGCTTTTCAGTGTCTTA
This portion of the Candidatus Chromulinivoraceae bacterium genome encodes:
- a CDS encoding Hsp20/alpha crystallin family protein is translated as MARKQNDDLLIEDELAAAFLNDDELSQSQQAAPQPQAPVADENAWEESEDDFPGQLAVDVYETDVKLIVKARTAGVNKEDLDVSISDGILTISGTLSSGDDTDAINWHIQECYWGEFSRTLALPVPVKEDEVEAVLKDGVLTISFSKIKQEQAKKITIQ
- a CDS encoding pilin; translated protein: MKKWKQFLTAFGIVAGVGAAVLPAQPTYAVNVFSQCSSNSTSAVCKSTGDSFNSMIKTVINILLYVLGMVAVIMIVIGGIRYTTSNGDASAVKSAKDTILYSVIGLVVAIMAYSIVNFVVSWF
- a CDS encoding pilin, encoding MNKKIYNWLSGLIFAVSVGVTFVIVLPMTVSAAPAPPTDSGTSTCSDTLLTFPAWFKGLTDGSCNIKSPTDAGGLSTFIWTIVLNIIEMCLQLVGYIAAGFIIRGGFKYMTSVGEPAEVAKAKKMMTDAIIGLILSIFSVAIVNLVSGAIK